AGGCACATTGAGTCTTGCTGCTACAGCACAGAAGGACGGGACCCCCGGAATCAGCCGGGCATCATAGCCTGCTTCCAAAACCCGGTTATGCAGATAAATATATGTGGAATAGATCGATGGATCCCCCAGCGTAAGAAAAGCCACAGATTTGTTTTGTTTGAGCTGGTCAATGATCTGTTCAGCTGCTTCCTGATGGCTTTGCTCCAGCATTTGGGCATCCCGTGTCATCGGCATGTAAAGTTCCAGTATTTCTTTTGTGGAGAGGTCCACAGCCTGCTTGGCAATATTCCAGGCGGTCATTTCTTTTTCATCCGTGCGCGGAACAGCAATAAGCTCTGTCTCGCTGATGATCCGGACGGCCTTTAAGGTCATCAGTTCAAAGTCTCCCGGACCTACGCCTATTCCGTATAATGCTGCTTTCATGATGGCTTCATCCTTTTTATTTTATTGACTATTTCATCCGCCTGCGGTGTTTTGCCCAGGATACCCTGTTCATTGGAATACAGGATCACACCGGCTTTCACC
This genomic stretch from Dehalobacter restrictus DSM 9455 harbors:
- the cobI gene encoding precorrin-2 C(20)-methyltransferase, with amino-acid sequence MKAALYGIGVGPGDFELMTLKAVRIISETELIAVPRTDEKEMTAWNIAKQAVDLSTKEILELYMPMTRDAQMLEQSHQEAAEQIIDQLKQNKSVAFLTLGDPSIYSTYIYLHNRVLEAGYDARLIPGVPSFCAVAARLNVPLCEGAQPLHIIPASYEGSFDYLDWGGTKVLMKSGKEFGKVKEELISKDLVKHTQMVECCGMPSERVIKDISAAEGKASYFSTIIVKEKEIVR